A genomic window from Cricetulus griseus strain 17A/GY chromosome 4, alternate assembly CriGri-PICRH-1.0, whole genome shotgun sequence includes:
- the LOC100767051 gene encoding zinc finger protein 2 isoform X2: MSSYLLSSLDQLYLRYHMCVSKGKTTAKQLTDIMNEYVDLVSFEDVTVNFTWEEWQNLDDAQRVLYRNVMLETYSSLASLGLCIPKPELIFKLEQGAEPWTAEESANQRLPGFCNVDGTIETNQKCQDRHLCQITASSHNRTTEETNGLRNNFYLCSMKISNFVVNNRDCSGVKPEELNEYQNTCLPSEPHGIYTLEQYNDCCIAGESLKCPEQFSQHSQIQTGQQDFEYNGKDTKEAKLLEKIISSNRLQMGLTLCKHNEYEQVSVKSDVMVKVGKATFDKSCNLTENQETYSGSKFYKCLESKETFTSKLDLTVHQRTHNQNKAYVCIQCEKLFSTKSSLTIHQRIHTGEKPYGCSECDKTFRQKSALIVHERTHTGEKPFECHECGKAFQHKWYLKMHQRTHTGEKPYQCKECGRAFLKKSYLKVHQGTHKSDKPYECEECGKTFHNRSYFNLHHRTHTGDKPYACNECGKAFYQKSDLRRHQRIHNGERLHECKECGKAFQNKSYLKTHQKVHTGEKPYECRECGKAFQNKSYLNKHQIIHTGEKPYECSKCGKTFQWKLVLSKHYRIHTGEKPYECIQCGKTFGYRSSLIVHELIHSGEKPYECNICRKTFSQKSNLMRHQGTHRHGVV, encoded by the exons CTGTACCTCCGGTATCACATGTGTGTTTCCAAGGGCAAAACCACAGCCAAGCAACTTACAGACATCATGAATGAATATGTG GATTTGGTGTCATTTGAGGATGTCACTGTGAACTTCACCTGGGAGGAGTGGCAGAATCTCGATGATGCTCAGAGGGTGCTGTATAGGAATGTGATGTTAGAGACATACAGCAGCCTGGCGTCACTGG GGTTATGCATCCCTAAACCTGAGTTGATCTTCAAATTGGAACAGGGAGCAGAGCCATGGACAGCAGAAGAATCTGCAAACCAGAGACTGCCAG GCTTCTGCAATGTGGATGGCACAATTGAGACCAACCAGAAATGTCAAGACAGACATTTATGTCAAATTACTGCTAGTAGCCACAATAGAACAACTGAGGAAACAAATGGATtaagaaacaatttttatttgtgttccatgaaaatttcaaattttgttgTAAATAATAGAGACTGTTCAGGAGTGAAGCCCGAGGAGCTGAATGAATATCAGAATACATGTCTTCCTTCTGAGCCTCATGGGATATATACTTTAGAGCAATATAATGACTGTTGTATAGCAGGGGAATCCCTCAAGTGTCCTGAGCAATTTAGTCAACATTCCCAGATTCAAACTGGGCAGCAGGATTTTGAATACAATGGAAAAGATACAAAGGAGGCAAAATTATTGGAAAAAATTATTTCATCTAATAGGCTTCAAATGGGACTGACTTTGTGTAAGCATAATGAGTATGAACAAGTCTCTGTTAAGTCAGATGTCATGGTTAAGGTAGGGAAGGCAACTTTTGATAAATCATGTAACCTTACTGAAAACCAAGAAACATACTCAGGGAGCAAATTTTATAAATGCCTTGAAAGTAAGGAAACCTTTACTAGCAAATTAGATCTTACAGTTCATCAGAGGACACATAACCAGAACAAAGCCTATGTTTGTATCCAATGTGAGAAACTCTTTAGCACAAAATCTTCCCTTACTATTCATCAGAGAATTCACACAGGAGAAAAGCCCTATGGATGTAGTGAATGTGATAAAACCTTCAGGCAAAAGTCAGCCCTCATTGTGCATGAGAGAACTCACACTGGTGAGAAACCCTTTGAGTGTCATGAGTGTGGTAAAGCCTTCCAACATAAGTGGTATCTCAAAATGCATCAGAGAACTCACACTGGTGAGAAACCATACcaatgtaaagaatgtggaagaGCGTTTCTAAAGAAGTCATACCTCAAAGTGCATCAGGGAACTCACAAGAGTGATAAACCATATGAATGTGAAGAATGTGGAAAAACCTTCCATAACAGGTCATACTTCAACTTGCACCATCGAACTCACACTGGTGACAAACCCTATGCATGCAACGAGTGTGGAAAAGCCTTTTACCAAAAGTCAGACCTCAGGAGGCATCAGAGAATCCACAACGGTGAGAGATTACACGAATGTAAAGAGTGTGGAAAAGCCTTTCAAAATAAGTCATACCTCAAAACTCATCAGAAAGTTCATACAggtgagaaaccctatgaatgtagaGAGTGTGGAAAAGCCTTTCAAAACAAGTCATATCTCAACAAGCATCAGATAATTCATACAggtgagaaaccctatgaatgtagcAAGTGTGGGAAAACATTTCAGTGGAAGTTAGTCCTCAGTAAGCACTATAGAATTCACACAGGTGAAAAGCCCTATGAATGCATTCAGTGTGGGAAAACATTTGGCTACAGATCATCCCTCATTGTACATGAGTTGATCCATTctggggagaaaccctatgaatgtaacaTATGTAGAAAAACATTTTCACAGAAATCAAACCTAATGAGGCACCAGGGAACTCACAGACATGGGGTAGTATGA